A genomic window from Lotus japonicus ecotype B-129 chromosome 1, LjGifu_v1.2 includes:
- the LOC130739046 gene encoding uncharacterized protein LOC130739046, with translation MSEASGKHESDRAKVERTPLGVKCMGLKSGSSGSKKKFEKKTAKIPSRKVYQSQARDKTTSNAPIIEDVTDEEELSAENSPIGSNQDVVPDVRASILADGSTQEISGKESTAREDSGVPTHSDGSSSPSKEDEPVHVTIDDSQSKESSQAPASIQTISDDDSDDVLLTASLPDSVAARIKRKRRVPDVEESLAPKKKTKSTPTTSKSKKKDVKGKGKQQKVKSKKSVKKKKVPLVAEESGSDVEGDVEDILPSEKKEYAGKRIPQNVPAVPIDNVSFHAEGHVQKWKYVCQRRVAKETEVGSDVLECKEVVALIEKAGLMKIILKVGRCYEKLVRKFLVNLSVEVGLAESVEFRKVFVRAKCVEFSPAVINKALGRSVVEFVDEELSLDVIAKEITAGQVKKWPIKKLLST, from the coding sequence ATGTCTGAAGCATCAGGGAAGCACGAGTCTGACAGGGCCAAGGTTGAAAGAACTCCACTTGGTGTGAAATGCATGGGCCTCAAGAGTGGTTCATCAGGTTCTAAGAAGAAGTTTGAGAAGAAGACAGCCAAGATTCCATCAAGAAAGGTGTATCAGTCTCAAGCTCGTGACAAGACTACCTCAAATGCTCCTATTATTGAAGATGTCACAGATGAAGAAGAACTTTCTGCTGAAAACTCTCCCATTGGTTCTAATCAAGATGTTGTGCCCGATGTTAGGGCTTCTATACTTGCAGATGGTTCAACTCAAGAAATTTCAGGGAAGGAATCCACTGCTCGTGAAGATTCAGGTGTACCCACTCATTCTGATggctcttcttctccttcgaaAGAGGATGAACCAGTACATGTGACCATTGATGATTCTCAGTCCAAAGAATCAAGCCAGGCTCCTGCCTCTATTCAGACCATCTCTGATGATGACTCTGATGATGTTCTGTTAACTGCTTCTCTgcctgatagtgttgctgcaaggatcaagagaaaaagaagggttcCTGATGTTGAAGAATCTCTtgctccaaagaagaagaccaagtccACTCCAACAACTTCCAAGTCCAAGAAAAAAGATGTGAAGGGAAAAGGTAAGCAACAGAAAGTTAAATCCAAGAAGAgtgtcaagaagaagaaggttccACTTGTTGCTGAGGAATCTGGGTCAGATGTTGAGGGGGATGTCGAGGACATCTTGCCTTCTGAGAAGAAGGAGTATGCAGGAAAACGCATTCCTCAGAATGTccctgctgttcctattgacAATGTGTCCTTTCATGCTGAAGGtcatgttcagaagtggaagtatGTGTGCCAACGCAGAGTTGCCAAGGAAAcggaagttggctctgatgtaCTTGAGTGCAAGGAAGTGGTTGCACTTATTGAAAAGGCTGGACTGATGAAGATCATTCTCAAGGTGGGAAGGTGTTATGAAAAACTGGTGAGAAAATTTCTGGTGAATTTGTCTGTGGAAGTGGGACTTGCTGAAAGTGTTGAGTTTAGAAAGGTGTTTGTCAGGGCAAAATGTGTTGAATTCTCCCCTGCTGTGATCAACAAAGCACTTGGTAGAAGTGTTGTTGAGTTTGTTGATGAGGAGTTGTCCTTGGATGTGATTGCCAAGGAGATTACTGCTGGCCAAGTCAAGAAGTGGCCCatcaagaagttgttgtctacaTGA